One window from the genome of Pedococcus badiiscoriae encodes:
- a CDS encoding VOC family protein, whose amino-acid sequence MTGGTGLAQVAQHAEDLDRAGAFYERLLGSPPLARFDPPGLLFFGLGDTRLLLEEGVSSALLYLAVDDVPTRVEELRADGVVVESEPHVIFSHTDDSLGPAGSDEWMAFIRDSEGNLVGLVSHAPRAEA is encoded by the coding sequence GTGACAGGTGGGACGGGACTGGCACAGGTGGCCCAGCACGCCGAGGACCTGGACCGAGCGGGAGCCTTCTACGAGCGCCTGCTCGGGTCGCCGCCCCTGGCCCGGTTCGACCCCCCGGGGCTGCTGTTCTTCGGCCTCGGCGACACCAGGCTTCTCCTCGAGGAGGGCGTCAGCTCGGCCCTGCTCTACCTCGCGGTCGACGACGTCCCGACCCGCGTCGAGGAGCTCCGCGCCGACGGCGTCGTCGTCGAGTCCGAGCCGCACGTGATCTTCAGCCACACGGACGACAGCCTGGGCCCGGCGGGCAGCGACGAGTGGATGGCCTTCATCCGCGACAGCGAGGGCAACCTCGTCGGCCTGGTGAGCCACGCCCCGAGGGCAGAGGCCTGA
- a CDS encoding response regulator codes for MTSILVVDDEPHLVRTVAINLRARDYSVETAGDGRTALQAFHDERPDLIVLDLGLPDLDGVEVLRRVRQTSDVPVIVLSARADSVDKVEALDLGADDYVTKPFAMDELLARVRVALRRRGEAPESTVAPVRTPHFSLDFAERRAVVGGVEVRLTPTEWSLLETLARRPGHLVSQKDLLREVWGPSYGRESNYLRVYANQLRRKLEPDPARPRYVLTEPGQGYRLVVTA; via the coding sequence GTGACCTCCATCCTGGTCGTGGACGACGAGCCCCACCTGGTCCGCACGGTGGCCATCAACCTGAGGGCGCGCGACTACTCGGTGGAGACTGCCGGCGACGGGCGCACGGCGCTGCAGGCCTTCCACGACGAGCGGCCCGACCTGATCGTGCTCGACCTCGGACTGCCGGACCTCGACGGCGTGGAGGTGCTGCGCAGGGTCCGGCAGACCTCGGACGTGCCTGTGATCGTCCTGTCGGCGCGGGCGGACTCGGTCGACAAGGTGGAGGCCCTCGACCTCGGCGCCGACGACTACGTCACCAAGCCGTTCGCCATGGACGAGCTCCTGGCGAGGGTGCGGGTCGCGCTGAGGCGCCGGGGTGAGGCGCCCGAGTCCACGGTGGCACCTGTGCGGACGCCGCACTTCTCCCTGGACTTCGCCGAGCGCCGTGCCGTCGTCGGCGGCGTCGAGGTCCGGCTGACGCCGACGGAGTGGAGCCTGCTGGAGACGTTGGCCCGCCGTCCGGGGCACCTCGTCAGCCAGAAGGACCTGCTGCGCGAGGTGTGGGGTCCGAGCTACGGCCGCGAGTCCAACTACCTCCGGGTCTATGCCAACCAGCTTCGCCGCAAGCTCGAACCGGATCCGGCCAGGCCTCGCTACGTGCTGACCGAACCCGGTCAGGGCTACCGCTTGGTCGTGACCGCGTGA
- a CDS encoding ATP/GTP-binding protein — MDYAPSNRNSASTKIVVAGGFGVGKTTFVGAVSEIDPLRTEALVTNESEGQDDISKVQQKHTTTVAMDFGRITLAENLVLYLFGTPGQRRFWFMWDDLVKGAIGAVVLVDVRRLDDSFAAVDYFEAKGLPFIVALNQFDGSQEFGPDEIREALAIPSHIPVIAVDARDRESAKRALVRITEFALTQLTGVSASA; from the coding sequence GTGGACTACGCGCCCTCTAACCGCAACAGCGCCTCGACGAAGATTGTCGTGGCCGGCGGCTTCGGCGTCGGCAAGACCACCTTCGTTGGTGCCGTCTCCGAGATCGACCCCCTGCGCACCGAGGCTCTCGTCACCAACGAGTCCGAGGGCCAGGACGACATCTCCAAGGTGCAGCAGAAGCACACCACCACGGTGGCCATGGACTTCGGCCGCATCACCTTGGCCGAGAACCTGGTGCTGTACCTGTTCGGCACTCCTGGCCAGCGCCGGTTCTGGTTCATGTGGGACGACCTGGTCAAGGGTGCCATCGGTGCGGTCGTGCTGGTCGACGTCCGCCGCCTCGACGACAGCTTCGCCGCGGTGGACTACTTCGAGGCCAAGGGTCTGCCGTTCATCGTCGCTCTCAACCAGTTCGACGGGTCGCAGGAGTTCGGTCCCGACGAGATCCGCGAAGCCCTCGCGATCCCGTCGCACATCCCCGTCATCGCGGTCGACGCCCGTGACCGCGAGTCCGCCAAGCGGGCCCTGGTCCGCATCACGGAGTTCGCCCTGACGCAGCTCACCGGGGTGTCCGCCTCCGCCTGA
- a CDS encoding MFS transporter, whose product MTRPAAQFPLGGRRAWLVYGASVAVYILAVFHRSSLGVAGLLASERFHIAATQLSVFTMVQLLVYAAMQIPVGALLDRFGPKRLLLCGVTLMTVAQLGFAFADSFAVGVGARVLVGIGDAMVFIPLLRLVALWFPPMRIPMVSQLTGLLGQLGALTAATPLVYALHQWGWTPSYAGAALFGVVLAAIVLLVVRDSPNPDHELDEVKVRALARSVRAAWRTPGTRLGLWSHFSAQFGATVFALLWGYPFLVAGQGLSPKVAGILLMLMTVTTVVTSPLIGGFVTKYPFSRSTLILGIVFSIMTVWAVVLLWPGRAPLPLLVLLVIVTAAGGPGSLVGFDLARTFNPPPRLGSATGIVNVGGFLASLSTVTLIGIILDRVAPGGPSTYTVDTFRAAMSVQYLVWGAGVIQILRYRRKTRRALLENDPDAYAALRAGESITP is encoded by the coding sequence GTGACCAGACCAGCCGCGCAGTTCCCCCTCGGAGGCCGTCGGGCGTGGCTGGTGTACGGCGCGTCCGTGGCGGTCTACATCCTGGCGGTGTTCCACCGCAGCTCGCTCGGCGTGGCGGGGCTGCTGGCGAGCGAGCGCTTCCACATCGCGGCCACCCAGCTGTCGGTGTTCACGATGGTGCAGCTGCTCGTCTACGCGGCGATGCAGATCCCGGTGGGCGCGCTGCTCGACCGGTTCGGGCCTAAGCGGCTGCTGTTGTGCGGCGTCACCCTGATGACGGTCGCGCAGCTGGGCTTCGCCTTCGCCGACTCGTTCGCCGTGGGGGTGGGTGCCCGGGTCCTCGTCGGGATCGGCGACGCGATGGTCTTCATCCCGCTGCTGCGACTCGTGGCCCTGTGGTTCCCCCCGATGCGCATCCCGATGGTCTCCCAGCTGACTGGTCTGCTCGGCCAGCTGGGGGCGCTGACGGCGGCGACGCCCCTCGTCTACGCGCTCCACCAGTGGGGTTGGACGCCTTCCTACGCCGGTGCCGCGCTGTTCGGCGTCGTCCTGGCGGCGATCGTCCTCCTCGTCGTGCGCGACTCCCCGAACCCCGACCACGAGCTCGACGAGGTCAAGGTCAGGGCACTGGCTCGCAGCGTGCGGGCCGCGTGGCGCACCCCCGGCACGCGGCTCGGCCTGTGGTCCCACTTCTCCGCCCAGTTCGGAGCGACGGTTTTCGCGCTGCTGTGGGGCTACCCGTTCCTGGTGGCCGGCCAGGGGCTGTCACCGAAGGTGGCCGGCATCCTGCTGATGCTGATGACCGTGACGACGGTGGTGACCAGCCCGCTGATCGGGGGCTTCGTCACCAAGTACCCGTTCTCCCGGTCGACCCTCATCCTCGGGATCGTCTTCTCGATCATGACCGTCTGGGCGGTCGTCCTGCTCTGGCCGGGGCGGGCGCCGCTGCCCTTGCTGGTGCTGCTCGTCATCGTCACGGCCGCCGGTGGTCCCGGATCGCTCGTCGGGTTCGACCTCGCACGCACCTTCAACCCGCCTCCGCGGCTCGGCAGCGCCACGGGGATCGTCAACGTCGGGGGCTTCCTCGCCTCCCTGTCGACCGTGACGCTGATCGGCATCATCCTCGACCGCGTGGCCCCCGGCGGCCCGAGCACCTACACCGTGGACACCTTCCGCGCCGCCATGTCTGTGCAGTACCTCGTCTGGGGTGCCGGCGTCATCCAGATCCTGCGGTACCGCCGCAAGACGCGTCGCGCCCTGCTCGAGAACGACCCCGACGCCTATGCCGCGCTGCGGGCCGGCGAGTCCATCACCCCCTGA
- a CDS encoding DUF742 domain-containing protein, with product MAPDGREVSAGPRLVRPYALTSGRTESVVDLPIEATFEVLPSGRTATWPEGDLSGRIIELCTAKESVAEVSAKLHIPLGVARVLLGDLVTAGHLKTRTTISEYTTSDERRELIERTLSGLRAL from the coding sequence ATGGCGCCAGACGGACGCGAAGTGTCGGCAGGCCCTCGCCTGGTACGGCCGTACGCGCTGACGTCCGGACGCACCGAGTCCGTGGTCGACCTTCCCATCGAGGCCACGTTCGAGGTGCTTCCCTCCGGACGCACCGCGACCTGGCCCGAGGGCGACCTCTCGGGGCGGATCATCGAGCTGTGCACGGCCAAGGAGTCGGTGGCCGAGGTCTCCGCAAAACTCCACATCCCCCTCGGCGTCGCCCGGGTGCTGCTGGGTGACCTGGTCACCGCCGGGCACCTCAAGACGCGCACGACCATCTCCGAGTACACGACATCCGACGAACGACGTGAACTGATTGAAAGGACACTCAGTGGACTACGCGCCCTCTAA
- a CDS encoding alpha/beta fold hydrolase yields MEQFSRDGLVFDVSDSGIGDEVVVLLHGWPQDRQAWSKVTPLLTVEGLRVVAFDQRGYSPGAHPRGREAYRMPELVDDVRALLDELGQTRVHLVGHDWGGAVAWAFAERHPERLLSLTVVSTPHHRALAWALRHADQARRSWYMAAFQVPTVPELVLRRRLPAALRRSGLPEPDVQRYAARFRRPGMARGGLAWYRAIPLRRKTSEESRAAARISTPTAYVWGRHDVALGRAAAERTRDHVAADYTFTELDAGHWLPETRPEEVAAVILERRRTVRQ; encoded by the coding sequence ATGGAGCAGTTCTCGCGGGACGGCCTGGTGTTCGACGTCTCGGACAGCGGCATCGGGGACGAGGTCGTGGTCCTCCTGCACGGGTGGCCGCAGGACCGGCAGGCGTGGTCGAAGGTGACGCCTCTGCTCACCGTCGAGGGCCTGCGCGTGGTGGCCTTCGACCAGCGCGGCTACTCCCCCGGAGCCCACCCCCGGGGCCGCGAGGCCTACCGCATGCCCGAGCTCGTGGACGACGTGCGAGCCCTGCTCGACGAGCTGGGTCAGACCCGCGTCCACCTGGTCGGCCACGACTGGGGCGGTGCGGTGGCCTGGGCTTTCGCCGAGCGCCACCCCGAGCGCCTGCTCAGCCTCACCGTCGTCTCGACCCCCCATCACCGCGCCCTCGCCTGGGCCCTGCGCCACGCAGACCAGGCGCGGCGGAGCTGGTACATGGCCGCCTTCCAGGTCCCGACCGTGCCCGAGCTGGTCCTGCGCCGTCGACTGCCCGCCGCGCTGCGTCGCTCAGGCCTTCCCGAGCCGGACGTGCAGAGGTATGCCGCGCGGTTCCGCCGCCCGGGCATGGCCCGCGGTGGGCTTGCGTGGTACCGCGCGATCCCGTTGCGCCGCAAGACATCTGAGGAGTCCCGAGCGGCCGCCCGGATCTCGACTCCGACGGCCTACGTCTGGGGCCGTCACGACGTCGCACTGGGCCGAGCGGCCGCCGAGCGCACTCGCGACCACGTGGCTGCCGACTACACCTTCACCGAGCTGGACGCCGGCCACTGGCTGCCCGAGACCCGACCGGAGGAGGTCGCCGCCGTCATCCTCGAGCGGCGACGCACCGTCCGGCAGTAG
- a CDS encoding SRPBCC family protein — MPTFHFHHQWRLPAAPERVYEALADVERYAVWWPQVRSAERLDEHSGRTDIRSFLPYTLHLVLRREVEDPSTGHLRVGVSGDLEGWCEWRVRADPEVATIAEFDQEAVLTPALLARTAQVTGPLLRANHGWMMRSGRAGLAAYLSARP; from the coding sequence GTGCCGACGTTCCACTTCCACCACCAGTGGCGCCTGCCGGCCGCCCCCGAGCGGGTCTACGAGGCCCTCGCGGACGTGGAGCGGTATGCCGTGTGGTGGCCGCAGGTCCGCTCGGCCGAACGCCTCGACGAGCACTCCGGGCGCACCGACATCCGCAGCTTCCTGCCCTACACGCTGCACCTGGTCCTGCGCCGCGAGGTGGAGGACCCGTCCACCGGTCACCTGCGGGTCGGGGTGAGCGGCGACCTCGAGGGATGGTGCGAGTGGCGAGTGCGCGCTGATCCCGAGGTCGCCACGATCGCCGAGTTCGACCAGGAGGCGGTCCTCACCCCGGCCCTGTTGGCCCGGACGGCGCAGGTCACCGGACCCCTGCTGCGCGCCAACCACGGCTGGATGATGCGTTCGGGGCGGGCCGGGCTGGCGGCCTACCTGTCGGCGCGTCCGTAG
- a CDS encoding ATP-binding protein, with translation MSRLQSAAGRVPQSWSFGQWPLRRKLAAAIVLPVLLAFVFGGLRVKNDFDSSRSLSQAADNVLVIRPVVEYNLAVQGLAASDGVGGAGVAAAVTKYQSAAANLRNAITANGVPDSVKASITSALSLGQAVRTAKTQNGFTDTVIDKSGNTATLMATVVSDLGLSNDPASARLVVALQDAIAAQRAMTGQQLNLANTDDAAANLRAIGQVGAETAALTRLQSATSADQAGQVRQLLNENGRRGYTLQQESPDKAQILGLAPIIESSNAGYSKLMQGQLTALESTLRQRAAADRSSAIFNALVVIVALALALALVLALIRSLLIPIRAVRQGALDVANARLPEAVAAVRDGGDLPEFVPIPVHTTEEMGQLARAVDDLHTQARSLAGEQARLRVQVGNMFETLSRRSTSLIDQQLSLIERLESDEEDPKRLQSLFRLDHLAARMRRNSDSLLVLAGTSTRRGVSGSVSVSDAVRAAVSEVENYERIDIGDTSNDHVLGAVGSDLIHLVAEIVDNALSYSPPTSRVSIRGARTPEGGLLIEVSDRGLGMPPKDLAALNDQLANGGDITADTARRMGLFVVGSLAKRHGIAVRLRRNGDDKQGITVSVHLPAALLADSSRGERPARPVAAPAGADTPQVPSVATPTSAVGGTTKSGLPTRVRGASGATPSPVPGAAKKVLPTRTPGAHGPGAANGIQTPAKPVIEGAEARVDEKSSTNGHGVDDKVLNGSSDKPAVNGSSAEDARPTEAVATDAAASAPEVAPAPEVAPAPEATVGDGPDATDAPAAQASSEPQRSAAGLPVRKPRATGITEYREFEDAPSAASDGTSDASADQGGAKSAAPAAKASRLSWLPGRKAAAEAARLEAEAEPRQMPSNLSAWLDHRAKIVEAGKARELGADAPAADADTAAQTDAVASNSVAADSVAADSGISDSVEAVDSIGSADATTDLHVPAEWVAEVAVAEAVAETDSGVDHGSDAILDDASDKASDDDSDDDSDRASDDGSQPTDDAPAEISAEVTAPVDSIAVVEAPTTGPADTTPLPTRVPGATSAAAAQAIPTEVTSSRPAMRAHNTSFFGARRAREAAPAASLDEEPSAEADVMTPEPVLDVVTEPVAVVEAAPEVTETADITQVAEVAEVAEVTEAAPQADEGTEVVASTEPEAVESERVESEGVESEGVESEDGAPRTNLNDTPIFRAMMSRWLTDDTSVPAAAAWSTNEADKAWSAAARNEETEPLKESAAGLPMRRPGSYLVPGALDEVDDNPAAPAASRRDPEAIRRNLNRHKNGVSSARTEAQDGTHREEADVHH, from the coding sequence GTGTCCAGACTGCAGTCGGCGGCTGGCCGTGTCCCCCAGAGCTGGTCGTTCGGTCAGTGGCCCCTCCGTCGGAAACTGGCCGCGGCCATCGTCCTGCCCGTGCTGCTGGCCTTCGTCTTCGGTGGCCTGCGCGTCAAGAACGACTTCGACTCCTCACGCAGCCTTTCGCAGGCCGCGGACAACGTCCTGGTCATCCGCCCCGTCGTCGAGTACAACCTCGCGGTCCAGGGCCTCGCCGCGTCCGACGGCGTCGGTGGTGCCGGGGTCGCAGCCGCCGTCACGAAGTACCAGTCCGCTGCCGCGAACCTGCGCAACGCCATCACGGCCAACGGCGTCCCTGACTCGGTGAAGGCCAGCATCACGAGCGCCCTGTCGCTCGGGCAGGCAGTGCGCACCGCCAAGACGCAGAACGGGTTCACCGACACCGTCATCGACAAGTCCGGCAACACCGCGACGCTGATGGCCACGGTCGTCAGCGACCTCGGCCTCAGCAACGACCCGGCCTCGGCCAGGCTCGTCGTGGCCCTGCAGGACGCCATCGCCGCGCAGCGCGCCATGACCGGGCAGCAGCTCAACCTCGCCAACACCGACGACGCCGCCGCCAACCTTCGCGCCATCGGTCAGGTCGGTGCGGAGACCGCGGCCCTGACGCGACTCCAGTCGGCCACGAGCGCAGACCAGGCCGGCCAGGTCCGCCAGCTCCTCAACGAGAACGGACGCCGCGGCTACACGCTCCAGCAGGAGTCCCCTGACAAGGCTCAGATCCTCGGGCTAGCCCCCATCATCGAGTCCAGCAACGCGGGCTACAGCAAGCTCATGCAAGGGCAGCTGACGGCGCTGGAGTCCACCCTGCGTCAGCGCGCTGCGGCGGACCGCAGCAGTGCCATCTTCAACGCCCTCGTCGTGATCGTGGCGCTGGCCCTGGCTCTGGCTCTCGTGCTGGCCCTCATCCGCTCCCTGCTCATCCCGATCCGCGCGGTGCGCCAGGGCGCCCTCGACGTCGCCAACGCGCGGCTGCCCGAAGCAGTTGCAGCCGTGCGTGACGGCGGCGACCTCCCGGAGTTCGTGCCGATCCCCGTGCACACCACCGAGGAGATGGGCCAGCTGGCCCGCGCCGTGGACGACCTCCACACCCAGGCGCGCTCCCTGGCCGGTGAGCAGGCGCGTCTGCGCGTCCAGGTCGGCAACATGTTCGAGACGCTGTCGCGTCGGAGCACGTCCCTCATCGACCAGCAGCTCAGCCTCATCGAGCGACTCGAGAGCGACGAGGAAGACCCCAAGCGTCTGCAGAGCCTGTTCCGCCTCGACCACCTCGCGGCCCGTATGCGCCGCAACAGCGACTCGCTCCTGGTGCTGGCTGGTACGTCCACCCGCCGTGGTGTGTCCGGCTCCGTCTCGGTGTCCGACGCTGTGCGCGCCGCCGTGTCCGAGGTCGAGAACTACGAGCGCATCGACATCGGTGACACCTCGAACGACCACGTCCTGGGTGCGGTCGGCTCGGACCTGATCCACCTCGTCGCCGAGATCGTCGACAACGCCCTCTCGTACTCGCCGCCCACCTCGCGTGTGTCGATCCGTGGTGCCCGCACGCCGGAAGGTGGCCTCCTGATCGAGGTCTCCGACCGTGGCCTCGGTATGCCGCCCAAGGACCTTGCCGCTCTCAACGACCAGCTCGCAAACGGCGGCGACATCACCGCGGACACCGCCCGTCGCATGGGTCTGTTCGTGGTCGGGAGCCTGGCGAAGCGGCACGGCATCGCCGTGCGGTTGCGCCGCAACGGTGACGACAAGCAGGGCATCACGGTGTCCGTTCACCTGCCGGCCGCCCTGCTGGCCGACAGCAGCCGTGGCGAGCGCCCCGCCCGTCCCGTTGCCGCCCCCGCGGGTGCCGACACCCCGCAGGTTCCCTCCGTCGCGACCCCGACCTCGGCTGTCGGTGGGACGACGAAGTCCGGCCTCCCCACCCGGGTCCGCGGCGCCAGCGGTGCCACGCCCAGCCCGGTGCCGGGTGCAGCCAAGAAGGTGCTGCCCACGCGGACCCCTGGGGCTCACGGTCCCGGTGCCGCGAATGGCATACAGACGCCTGCCAAGCCCGTCATCGAGGGCGCCGAGGCACGGGTCGACGAGAAGTCGTCCACCAACGGCCACGGCGTCGACGACAAGGTCCTCAACGGCTCGTCGGACAAGCCGGCAGTGAACGGCAGCTCGGCTGAGGACGCTCGTCCGACGGAGGCTGTCGCGACCGACGCCGCGGCATCGGCCCCCGAGGTCGCGCCGGCCCCCGAGGTCGCGCCGGCCCCCGAGGCCACCGTTGGCGATGGCCCGGACGCTACGGACGCTCCTGCGGCCCAGGCGTCGTCCGAGCCGCAGCGTTCGGCGGCCGGCCTGCCTGTCCGCAAGCCGCGGGCCACGGGGATCACCGAGTACCGCGAGTTCGAGGACGCTCCGTCCGCGGCGTCCGACGGGACCTCGGACGCGTCAGCGGACCAGGGTGGCGCCAAGTCGGCCGCTCCGGCCGCCAAGGCGAGCCGACTCAGCTGGCTCCCCGGCCGCAAGGCTGCCGCCGAGGCAGCCCGGCTCGAAGCCGAGGCAGAGCCGCGCCAGATGCCGTCCAACCTGTCGGCCTGGCTCGACCACCGCGCCAAGATCGTCGAGGCCGGCAAGGCCCGCGAGCTCGGGGCAGATGCCCCTGCGGCGGACGCCGACACCGCAGCGCAGACCGACGCGGTCGCCTCCAACTCGGTCGCCGCCGACTCGGTCGCCGCCGACTCGGGCATCTCCGACTCGGTCGAGGCGGTCGACTCGATCGGCTCGGCTGACGCCACCACCGATCTGCACGTGCCGGCCGAGTGGGTGGCCGAGGTCGCCGTCGCCGAGGCCGTTGCCGAGACTGACTCGGGTGTCGACCACGGCTCCGACGCGATCCTCGACGACGCCTCCGACAAGGCTTCCGACGATGACTCCGACGATGACTCCGACAGGGCGTCGGACGATGGCTCCCAACCCACGGACGACGCCCCGGCTGAGATTTCCGCCGAGGTGACGGCACCGGTCGACAGCATCGCCGTCGTCGAGGCGCCGACCACCGGACCGGCTGACACCACGCCGCTGCCCACCCGCGTCCCCGGGGCCACGTCCGCAGCTGCGGCCCAGGCCATCCCGACCGAGGTCACCAGCTCGCGGCCGGCCATGCGGGCGCACAACACGTCGTTCTTCGGGGCTCGTCGGGCCCGCGAGGCGGCCCCCGCCGCGTCGCTGGACGAGGAGCCTTCCGCAGAAGCCGACGTCATGACACCGGAGCCCGTGCTTGACGTAGTGACCGAGCCGGTCGCCGTCGTCGAGGCAGCCCCCGAGGTCACGGAGACCGCCGATATCACCCAGGTCGCCGAGGTCGCGGAGGTCGCGGAGGTCACCGAGGCCGCCCCCCAGGCCGACGAGGGCACCGAGGTCGTCGCGTCCACCGAGCCCGAGGCGGTCGAGTCTGAGCGTGTCGAGTCCGAGGGTGTCGAGTCCGAGGGTGTCGAGTCCGAGGATGGCGCCCCGCGCACCAACCTCAACGACACCCCCATCTTCCGGGCGATGATGTCGCGCTGGCTGACCGACGACACGTCCGTGCCCGCTGCCGCGGCATGGTCGACCAACGAGGCGGACAAGGCATGGTCCGCCGCAGCACGAAACGAGGAGACCGAACCCCTGAAAGAGTCCGCAGCCGGCCTCCCCATGCGACGCCCGGGCAGCTACCTGGTCCCCGGCGCCCTTGATGAGGTCGACGACAACCCCGCTGCCCCTGCAGCATCGCGACGCGATCCCGAGGCGATCCGTCGCAACCTCAACCGCCACAAGAACGGTGTGAGCTCCGCACGCACCGAGGCACAAGATGGAACACACCGAGAGGAAGCCGATGTACACCACTGA
- a CDS encoding roadblock/LC7 domain-containing protein: MAQPKGEYDWLVAKFTTETPGVSHAILVSADGLPMAASEQLPIDRAEQMAAVASGMASLASGAARLFQGGTVLQSVIEMELGYLLLMSVGDGSHLAALTSTESDIGQVGYEMAVLVDRVGKMIDASARTPMSG, translated from the coding sequence ATGGCCCAGCCCAAGGGCGAGTACGACTGGCTCGTGGCCAAGTTCACGACGGAGACCCCTGGCGTGTCACACGCCATCCTGGTGTCCGCCGACGGGCTCCCCATGGCCGCCAGCGAGCAGCTGCCCATCGACCGCGCCGAGCAGATGGCCGCAGTCGCGTCGGGGATGGCCAGCCTGGCATCGGGTGCCGCGCGCCTGTTCCAGGGCGGGACGGTGCTGCAGTCCGTCATCGAGATGGAGCTGGGCTACCTGCTCCTCATGAGCGTCGGCGACGGCTCGCACCTGGCAGCACTCACCAGCACCGAGTCTGACATCGGTCAGGTCGGCTACGAGATGGCGGTCCTGGTCGACCGCGTCGGCAAGATGATCGACGCGTCGGCCCGGACCCCGATGTCGGGCTAG
- a CDS encoding LLM class flavin-dependent oxidoreductase, with protein sequence MLVGPSGAGKSTWAAQRYRQQEIVSSDALRAVVGSGEFDLDASADAFAILHQVVAARARRGLTVLVDTLGLDPDLRERLREQGRAAGLPCVAVLFDTDPAVCRERNSRRDRPVPAAVLGRQLAGFGLVRAAVAEEGWDAVLVVAGPAADAESAPAAASPSSTAPRSTVPRSTPPTGPTAGAGDLGLDVVIQLSRFPWGADPTGWLRSVVLAADHFGFSGIALMDHLIQIPQVDRAWEPIPEPWVTLGLLAGLDTRLRLGTLVSPVTFRAPGIIAKTVATLDVLSGGRAFVGLGAGWWEREHLAFGLPFPPPAERLDQLEASIETIRALWGKGTKAHQGKRVTLPETTAYPRPVGQPQIIVGGAGERRTLRIAAELADACNLPSDLPTLERKLEVLRSHCRTVGRDPDDVAVTVLDLPIVGRDRDDTWRRVERLRGRTPAATYARRHHAGEVAQHHERFVALASRGVQTVFVGLPDLEGPDDVERLAGVLTGR encoded by the coding sequence GTGCTCGTCGGCCCCAGCGGGGCCGGCAAGTCGACCTGGGCGGCGCAGCGCTACCGGCAGCAGGAGATCGTCTCGTCGGATGCCCTGCGGGCGGTGGTGGGCAGTGGCGAGTTCGACCTCGACGCCTCGGCCGACGCCTTCGCCATCCTGCACCAGGTCGTTGCGGCGCGGGCCCGGCGCGGACTCACCGTCCTCGTGGACACCCTCGGCCTCGACCCGGACCTCCGCGAGCGTCTGCGCGAACAAGGGCGCGCCGCCGGACTTCCCTGTGTTGCAGTGCTTTTCGACACCGATCCCGCGGTGTGCCGCGAGCGGAACTCCCGGCGCGACCGACCCGTCCCGGCGGCTGTCCTGGGCCGACAGCTCGCCGGCTTCGGTCTGGTGCGGGCGGCGGTCGCGGAGGAGGGCTGGGACGCGGTCCTCGTCGTGGCCGGACCCGCCGCGGACGCCGAGAGCGCGCCGGCGGCGGCATCCCCGAGTTCGACGGCGCCTCGGTCGACGGTGCCGCGGTCGACGCCACCGACCGGCCCCACGGCCGGTGCGGGCGATCTCGGGCTGGACGTCGTGATCCAGCTGTCACGCTTCCCCTGGGGCGCCGATCCGACCGGCTGGCTTCGGTCTGTCGTCCTGGCCGCGGACCACTTCGGCTTCAGCGGCATCGCGTTGATGGACCATCTCATCCAGATCCCCCAGGTGGACCGGGCGTGGGAGCCCATCCCCGAGCCGTGGGTGACCCTGGGACTGCTCGCCGGCCTGGACACCCGGCTGCGGCTGGGCACTCTCGTCTCGCCCGTCACCTTCCGCGCCCCGGGCATCATCGCGAAAACCGTTGCGACGCTTGACGTCCTTTCAGGGGGCAGGGCCTTCGTGGGCCTGGGGGCGGGCTGGTGGGAGCGCGAGCACCTCGCGTTCGGCCTGCCGTTCCCCCCGCCCGCCGAGCGACTCGACCAGCTCGAGGCCTCGATCGAGACGATCCGCGCACTGTGGGGCAAGGGCACCAAGGCCCACCAGGGAAAGCGCGTCACGTTGCCCGAGACCACGGCATACCCGCGCCCCGTGGGCCAGCCACAGATCATCGTGGGCGGCGCCGGTGAGCGGCGCACCCTGCGCATCGCCGCGGAGCTCGCGGACGCGTGCAACCTGCCCAGCGACCTGCCCACCCTCGAGCGCAAGCTCGAGGTGCTGCGCAGCCACTGCCGCACCGTGGGCCGGGACCCTGACGACGTGGCGGTGACCGTGCTGGACCTGCCCATCGTCGGCCGCGACCGCGACGACACCTGGCGCAGGGTCGAACGGTTGCGTGGTCGCACCCCGGCTGCGACCTACGCGAGACGCCATCACGCGGGAGAGGTGGCCCAGCACCACGAGCGCTTCGTCGCGCTGGCGTCGCGCGGTGTGCAGACCGTCTTCGTGGGCCTGCCCGACCTCGAGGGGCCGGACGATGTCGAGCGGCTCGCCGGGGTCCTGACGGGGCGGTAG